A single Candidatus Limnocylindrales bacterium DNA region contains:
- a CDS encoding alkaline phosphatase family protein, protein MAKLSCSIAVAVGVAWAVAAAPALAGPTSVVLVSWDGARYDVVQELLRWQPLTDAPLPCPAKSAPARMPTPCGPYWSCLPTLCTFQMVESAVVSGKPLTRVQHASMLSGQPPEITGVTTNNGGGTMPPGLSIYERLHARRGDVGFAHVGSIRYTVTGILAWARDSVIAPGFIQSRGGPDNFTGTAANEQLFPLLQSLAGSPFFAFQHQKGIDWSGHRIGDGSPQYREAMMHADDRLAELLEELERLGEGDTDVYVTTDHGFQGRTHLGRVRRSVARTWFASRKRDLRCFARGDVLDVAPTVLHAFGIDPASEGDLGGRSFLDPARVAKCTDPTCGNGIVEPGEDCEGGVTAIETCETLGFLRGSLGCTADCAFDTSECADGVASARLSLRGSDEDTRSIDLRLTDRNRGGPEVDPKRQKMEVTILEEGQEIWRASIDAGDQGWRADAGLIWSAPRGSRADGLDSVRMSDPDHRMKLMLRASEAPIPADFGPDAVRVVLRVGAERLEMDMTCLLGSSVGSYDCESAYDEELALAAHADCAHAGASAGGAP, encoded by the coding sequence TGCTGCGCTGGCAGCCGCTGACCGACGCACCGCTGCCGTGTCCGGCCAAATCGGCGCCGGCGCGAATGCCGACGCCATGCGGCCCGTACTGGAGCTGCCTTCCGACGCTGTGCACGTTCCAGATGGTCGAAAGCGCCGTCGTCTCCGGTAAGCCGCTGACGCGCGTGCAGCATGCGAGCATGCTCAGCGGCCAGCCGCCGGAGATCACGGGCGTCACCACCAACAACGGCGGCGGCACGATGCCGCCGGGGCTGAGCATCTACGAGCGACTGCACGCACGGCGTGGCGACGTCGGCTTCGCGCACGTCGGCAGCATTCGATACACCGTGACCGGCATCCTGGCCTGGGCACGCGATTCCGTCATCGCCCCCGGCTTCATCCAGTCGCGCGGCGGCCCCGACAACTTCACGGGCACGGCGGCCAACGAGCAGCTCTTTCCGCTGCTGCAGAGCCTGGCCGGCTCGCCGTTCTTCGCGTTCCAGCACCAGAAAGGCATCGACTGGAGCGGCCATCGCATCGGCGACGGATCGCCGCAGTACCGCGAGGCGATGATGCACGCGGACGACCGGTTGGCAGAGCTGCTGGAAGAGCTCGAGCGTCTGGGCGAAGGGGATACCGACGTCTACGTGACCACCGATCACGGATTCCAGGGCCGCACCCATCTCGGCCGCGTCCGTCGCAGCGTGGCACGGACGTGGTTCGCGTCGCGCAAGCGCGATCTGCGCTGCTTCGCCCGCGGCGATGTGCTCGACGTCGCGCCCACGGTCCTGCACGCCTTCGGCATCGATCCCGCCAGCGAGGGCGATCTTGGCGGCCGATCGTTTCTGGATCCGGCACGCGTGGCCAAGTGCACCGACCCGACCTGCGGCAACGGCATCGTCGAGCCGGGAGAAGATTGCGAAGGCGGTGTCACCGCAATCGAGACTTGCGAGACGCTCGGCTTCCTGCGCGGCTCGCTCGGCTGTACGGCGGATTGCGCGTTCGACACCAGCGAGTGCGCCGATGGCGTGGCGTCGGCGCGCCTGTCGCTGCGCGGGTCGGACGAGGACACCCGCTCCATCGACCTGCGCCTGACCGACCGCAACCGTGGCGGGCCCGAAGTCGACCCGAAGAGACAGAAGATGGAGGTCACGATCCTGGAGGAGGGACAGGAGATCTGGCGCGCGAGCATCGATGCGGGCGATCAGGGATGGAGGGCGGATGCCGGGCTGATCTGGAGCGCGCCGCGCGGGAGCCGCGCCGACGGTCTCGACAGCGTCCGCATGTCCGACCCCGACCACCGCATGAAGCTCATGCTGCGGGCGAGCGAGGCGCCCATTCCTGCGGATTTCGGCCCGGACGCCGTTCGGGTCGTGCTGCGCGTCGGTGCGGAGCGACTGGAGATGGACATGACTTGCCTGCTCGGCAGCTCGGTCGGATCGTACGACTGCGAGAGCGCGTACGACGAGGAGCTGGCGCTTGCCGCGCATGCCGATTGCGCGCATGCAGGCGCCTCTGCCGGCGGGGCGCCGTAG